A single genomic interval of Blochmannia endosymbiont of Camponotus sp. C-003 harbors:
- a CDS encoding metal ABC transporter permease, with protein MIIHILFDPFINCGYMRRAIVACCILSISITPIGNFLMLRRMSLVGDVLSHAILPGVAIGYFFSGMSFMIMSIGGFISGLMVAILSNWISEKTLLKQDASFAGLYLGSLAFGVILMSLHGPNIDLLDLLFGGSILSVNLLNLGCIGIISTITLLTVALFYRALIIEIFDPNFLRNNNIEVSRCIQIFFLSIVMLNLVASFQVTGTLMSVGLMMLPGLSARCWVKSLIHMLLLSVFVAFLCSWIGLLGSFYMFLPAGPTIVLCGSVIFLISVLFGRNKGIVFSVYNKKQNL; from the coding sequence ATGATCATTCACATATTATTTGATCCTTTTATTAACTGTGGATATATGCGCAGAGCTATAGTTGCTTGTTGTATATTGTCTATTAGTATCACGCCAATAGGTAATTTTTTGATGTTGAGACGTATGAGTCTAGTAGGAGATGTGTTATCTCATGCTATATTACCAGGTGTGGCGATAGGGTATTTTTTTTCAGGTATGTCATTTATGATAATGAGTATAGGGGGATTTATTTCTGGTTTAATGGTCGCAATATTGTCTAATTGGATTAGTGAAAAAACATTGTTGAAACAAGATGCTAGTTTTGCTGGACTTTATCTTGGATCTTTAGCATTTGGAGTTATATTAATGTCGTTACATGGTCCTAATATAGATTTGTTGGATTTGTTATTTGGTGGATCTATTTTATCTGTAAATTTATTAAATTTAGGATGTATTGGGATCATTAGTACTATAACTTTACTTACTGTCGCATTATTTTATAGAGCTTTGATTATTGAAATATTTGATCCAAATTTTTTAAGAAACAATAACATTGAAGTATCGAGATGTATTCAAATATTTTTTTTGTCAATAGTCATGTTGAACTTAGTAGCAAGTTTTCAAGTCACTGGTACCTTGATGTCTGTTGGTTTAATGATGTTGCCTGGACTATCAGCTCGATGTTGGGTTAAAAGTTTAATACATATGTTGCTCTTATCAGTATTTGTTGCTTTTTTGTGTTCGTGGATAGGGTTGCTTGGATCATTTTACATGTTTTTACCTGCAGGCCCTACTATAGTATTATGTGGTAGTGTAATTTTTTTAATTTCGGTGTTATTTGGTAGAAATAAAGGTATTGTATTTTCTGTATATAACAAAAAACAAAATTTATGA
- a CDS encoding metal ABC transporter ATP-binding protein, with protein MITLHNLIAGYYGRNVSPSVSGQIKYGSMIAIVGPNGIGKSTLLKTLAGLLPPVSGRLEFGKKGKPRMGYLPQNRTIDHHFPLTVFDVVSMGCWPRVNLLKRLNRYQIAVIWRSLDQVKLLDVLNQYIETLSGGQVQRMLFARILAQKASLILLDEPFQGIDMNTCKIMIRAVNLLCRRGCTVIAALHNNEFVTEYFPNILSLTRFRSVWNPSI; from the coding sequence ATGATAACATTACATAATTTAATAGCAGGTTATTATGGGCGTAATGTTAGTCCATCTGTAAGTGGCCAGATTAAGTATGGTAGTATGATTGCTATTGTAGGACCTAATGGAATAGGTAAATCTACTTTATTAAAAACTTTAGCTGGATTATTGCCTCCGGTGTCCGGTCGATTAGAATTTGGAAAAAAAGGTAAACCTCGTATGGGGTATTTGCCTCAGAATAGAACTATAGATCACCATTTTCCATTAACTGTATTCGACGTAGTATCTATGGGTTGTTGGCCGAGAGTAAATTTATTAAAAAGACTTAACCGATATCAAATCGCAGTAATCTGGCGTTCTTTAGATCAAGTGAAATTGTTAGATGTATTAAATCAATATATAGAAACCTTATCGGGCGGACAAGTGCAACGCATGTTATTTGCTAGAATATTGGCTCAGAAGGCATCGTTGATTTTACTTGATGAGCCATTTCAGGGTATTGATATGAATACTTGCAAGATAATGATACGCGCTGTAAATCTTCTGTGTAGACGAGGATGTACTGTGATTGCTGCATTACATAATAATGAATTCGTTACTGAATATTTTCCTAATATATTATCGTTAACTCGCTTCCGTAGTGTTTGGAATCCGTCCATATAA